Sequence from the Microbispora sp. ZYX-F-249 genome:
ACCTTGCCGAGGTCGTCGGGATGAACCCGGACCTCGAGAACGCGCCCGGTGCGGATGCGCCGGGCGCGGACCCGGACATCGTCCGGATGCTCGACGATGCCCTTGACCAGGTGCTCGAGGGCCTCCTCGAGCACCTCAGGCCTCGCCTTCCGGCTTCTCCTCCGCGGCCGGGGCCTCGGTGGTCTCTT
This genomic interval carries:
- a CDS encoding RNA-binding protein, translated to MLEEALEHLVKGIVEHPDDVRVRARRIRTGRVLEVRVHPDDLGKVIGRGGRTAKALRTVVNALSNGKYVRIDLVDLEEAR